From Micromonospora echinospora, one genomic window encodes:
- a CDS encoding PASTA domain-containing protein produces MSGSAGASTPQRRRAPRVLRRLAAVRPSRKALTGTRLNRIVLVTALAVAATAFAFGTGYRSSRAAFDDGGAYLQKSSRVVHVNADNRDIDARTAKQLATGKQTLEVVQVGPELVYVVNNETGVVTRLPTESLEPEPVQRRPDSKGKLAVVTGGGSTYLVDAEQGTLNKLERKDGPGAPVPAPRVTKAVVDGNGTAWAYAPESGELVQISGGTVTGRQRVTGSGEQVGLTLVSGAPVLYRPETGQASLYGPDGLRRQLDLDARYGVSSAPGAPSHLAVVVPNSGELVIADFGSGEVKRMTLPDRAGHQFGPPVVLNGRVYVPDFTTRHVLVVPVAEMRVATYTTVPGTSATFEVSVRDNRVWINDPHGTGIVVSFDTNGRSNEIDITGRGDDPKKPKPSRSATPPPPPRTPRPTPPPRAPELLTVPDLVGLDRAAACARLEPKLRCVPVAQPDGEGETDKVLSTNPPAGSRLSEGRPVTVVYRGPTRVPRVAGLPAGEACQALIAARLTCVERVAGLAADGSKVRVVTGQTPAPDSAADTNAPVEITYPAQIAVGNFVGQRHDTACPVGLNCVPRDLGPGAPAYVVVAQNPAPGAGADPGSNVVLDHYAHPAVPNLVGMSPDQACATLQSVQLACNRNDNAVTLSVNQVQAQDPAAGAALPANSAVTITYESTAAVPLHRFKAPAPKRANFLSPGGGGPGGWSQQSTIGQVYPPGATVPGLKTIYQSRCVSGCGEVGGYYYSDNPQAQQSWVMEGSAFSCFADTPPGTVPLHALFHGADAVWVWAQPGSAEYAYFKEHGFTHHFEFRICNVWPRP; encoded by the coding sequence ATGTCCGGCTCCGCTGGAGCATCCACTCCGCAGCGACGGCGTGCTCCGCGCGTGCTGCGCCGACTGGCCGCCGTACGGCCCAGCCGGAAGGCTCTCACCGGGACCCGGCTCAACCGGATCGTGCTGGTGACCGCCCTGGCCGTCGCGGCGACCGCGTTCGCCTTCGGCACCGGATACCGGTCCTCCCGGGCGGCCTTCGACGACGGCGGCGCGTACCTGCAGAAGTCGTCCCGGGTGGTGCACGTCAACGCGGACAACCGGGACATCGACGCGCGGACCGCCAAGCAGCTCGCCACCGGGAAGCAGACCCTGGAGGTGGTCCAGGTCGGACCGGAGCTGGTCTACGTGGTCAACAACGAGACCGGCGTGGTCACCCGCCTGCCCACCGAGTCCCTGGAGCCGGAGCCGGTGCAGCGGCGGCCCGACTCCAAGGGCAAGCTCGCCGTGGTCACCGGCGGTGGGTCGACCTACCTGGTCGACGCCGAGCAGGGCACCCTCAACAAGCTGGAACGCAAGGACGGCCCGGGCGCGCCGGTGCCGGCCCCGCGCGTCACCAAGGCGGTCGTCGACGGCAACGGCACCGCCTGGGCGTACGCCCCGGAGAGCGGCGAGCTGGTGCAGATCAGCGGCGGTACGGTCACCGGCAGGCAGCGGGTCACCGGCAGCGGGGAGCAGGTCGGCCTGACCCTGGTCAGCGGCGCGCCGGTGCTCTACCGGCCAGAGACCGGACAGGCCAGCCTCTACGGGCCGGACGGGCTGCGTCGCCAACTCGACCTCGACGCCCGGTACGGGGTCTCCTCCGCCCCCGGCGCTCCGAGCCACCTGGCCGTGGTGGTGCCGAACAGCGGTGAACTGGTGATCGCCGACTTCGGCAGCGGCGAGGTGAAGCGCATGACGCTGCCCGACCGGGCCGGTCACCAGTTCGGCCCTCCGGTCGTCCTCAACGGACGGGTGTACGTACCGGACTTCACCACCCGGCACGTGCTGGTGGTCCCGGTGGCCGAGATGCGGGTGGCCACCTACACCACCGTGCCGGGCACCTCGGCCACCTTCGAGGTGAGCGTCCGGGACAACCGGGTGTGGATCAACGACCCGCACGGCACCGGCATCGTGGTCTCCTTCGACACCAACGGCCGCTCCAACGAGATCGACATCACCGGCCGGGGGGACGACCCGAAGAAGCCGAAGCCGAGCCGGTCGGCCACCCCTCCGCCGCCGCCCAGGACGCCCCGGCCCACCCCGCCGCCCCGCGCGCCGGAGTTGCTGACCGTCCCCGACCTGGTGGGGTTGGACCGGGCGGCGGCCTGCGCCCGGCTGGAACCGAAGCTGCGCTGCGTGCCGGTGGCCCAGCCGGACGGCGAGGGCGAGACCGACAAGGTGCTCAGCACGAACCCACCGGCCGGTTCACGGCTCAGCGAGGGCCGCCCGGTGACCGTGGTCTACCGCGGCCCGACCCGGGTGCCCCGGGTGGCCGGCCTGCCCGCCGGCGAGGCCTGCCAGGCCCTGATCGCCGCCCGGTTGACGTGCGTGGAGCGGGTCGCCGGGCTGGCCGCCGACGGCAGCAAGGTGCGGGTGGTGACCGGGCAGACCCCGGCACCGGACAGCGCGGCGGACACCAACGCCCCGGTGGAGATCACCTACCCGGCGCAGATCGCGGTCGGCAACTTCGTCGGGCAGCGGCACGACACGGCGTGCCCGGTGGGGCTGAACTGCGTGCCCCGCGACCTCGGACCCGGCGCCCCCGCGTACGTGGTGGTCGCGCAGAACCCCGCCCCGGGCGCGGGCGCGGACCCGGGCTCGAACGTGGTGCTGGACCACTACGCGCACCCGGCCGTGCCGAACCTCGTCGGGATGAGCCCCGACCAGGCGTGCGCCACGCTCCAGTCGGTGCAGCTGGCCTGCAACCGCAACGACAACGCGGTCACCCTCTCGGTCAACCAGGTGCAGGCCCAGGACCCGGCAGCCGGGGCCGCGCTGCCGGCGAACTCGGCGGTGACCATCACCTACGAGTCGACCGCAGCGGTGCCGCTACACCGGTTCAAGGCGCCGGCGCCGAAGCGGGCCAACTTCCTCTCGCCGGGCGGCGGCGGCCCCGGCGGCTGGAGCCAGCAGTCCACCATCGGCCAGGTCTACCCGCCGGGGGCAACGGTGCCCGGGTTGAAGACCATCTACCAGTCGCGCTGTGTCAGCGGCTGCGGCGAGGTGGGCGGCTACTACTACTCCGACAACCCGCAGGCGCAGCAGAGCTGGGTGATGGAGGGGTCGGCCTTCTCCTGCTTCGCGGACACCCCGCCCGGCACCGTCCCGCTGCACGCGCTGTTCCACGGCGCGGACGCGGTCTGGGTCTGGGCGCAGCCCGGCAGCGCGGAGTACGCCTACTTCAAGGAACACGGGTTCACCCACCACTTCGAGTTCCGGATCTGCAACGTCTGGCCCCGCCCCTGA
- a CDS encoding DUF5872 domain-containing protein: MARYTKPELREQIKAEIRASDRGGRPGQWSARKSQLLTKEYEKRGGGYEGPKDQRQRSLQRWGAEKWQTKEGSTRARRNGETSRYLPEQAWARLSEEQQRATDVRKRKASRTGRQYVGNTGPASRARREATAPEQLTDLPVAEAAKLVRGLDTRKLRAALRRERGGKARKTLIQRMESELNRR; the protein is encoded by the coding sequence ATGGCGCGGTACACGAAACCGGAACTCCGGGAGCAGATCAAGGCGGAGATCAGGGCTTCCGACCGGGGCGGCAGGCCGGGACAGTGGTCGGCCCGCAAGTCCCAGCTGCTCACCAAGGAGTACGAGAAACGCGGCGGGGGCTACGAGGGGCCGAAGGACCAGCGGCAGCGGTCCCTGCAACGGTGGGGTGCCGAGAAGTGGCAGACGAAGGAGGGCTCCACCCGCGCCCGCCGCAACGGTGAGACGAGCCGGTACCTGCCCGAACAGGCCTGGGCGCGGCTCTCCGAGGAGCAACAGCGCGCGACCGACGTCCGGAAGCGGAAGGCGTCCAGGACCGGCCGGCAGTACGTGGGCAACACGGGACCGGCCAGTCGGGCACGCCGGGAGGCCACCGCGCCCGAGCAGTTGACGGACCTGCCGGTCGCCGAGGCGGCCAAGCTCGTGCGGGGCCTCGACACACGCAAGCTCAGGGCGGCGCTGCGGCGCGAGCGCGGCGGCAAGGCCCGCAAGACGCTGATCCAGCGGATGGAGTCGGAGCTGAACCGCCGTTGA
- a CDS encoding PadR family transcriptional regulator, translating into MSSRAMTEPAFFILTVLLAGPRHGYGIVTDVADASEGRVRLKIGSLYGALDRLVGEGLVEPDREEVWQGRLRRYYRLTEPGRHALAAEAERLAANARIASTRLREQRNPIADVTP; encoded by the coding sequence ATGAGTTCTCGGGCGATGACGGAACCCGCCTTCTTCATCCTCACCGTGCTGCTCGCCGGACCGCGTCACGGCTACGGCATCGTCACCGACGTGGCCGACGCGTCAGAGGGGCGGGTGCGGCTGAAGATCGGCTCCCTGTACGGGGCCCTGGACCGGCTCGTCGGCGAGGGCCTGGTGGAGCCGGACCGGGAAGAGGTGTGGCAGGGCCGGTTACGCCGGTACTACCGGCTGACCGAGCCGGGACGTCACGCCCTCGCCGCAGAGGCCGAGCGGCTGGCGGCGAACGCCCGCATCGCCTCCACCCGACTACGGGAGCAGCGGAACCCGATCGCGGACGTGACCCCGTGA